A segment of the Aureimonas sp. SA4125 genome:
GACCCATTTTAGTGGGCGGCCATGGGGCCGCCCATCTCCTCCGCCGCGCGGCTCCATTCCGAGGGAATGCCTGAGACCCGGCCCATTACGAAGGACGAACCGATGTACGAGACGAACTATCACCGCCCGACGACCCTCGCCGAAGCCACCGCGCTCGTCGCCGGCGGCGGCGGCGAGGCGAAGTTCCTGTCGGGTGGCATGACGCTGATCCCGACGATGAAGCAGCGGCTGGCCGCCCCGAGCGATCTCGTGGACCTGCGCCACGTCGCGGAGCTGAAGGGCATCACCGTTTCCGGGCGCTCCATCCGGATCGGCGGCGGCACCACCCATGCCGAGATCGCCGCCAGCGAGGCGATCGGCGCGGTCTGTCCCGGCTTCCGGCATCTGGCCAGCCTCATCGGCGATCCAGCCGTGCGCCACATGGGCACGATCGGCGGCTCGGTGGCCAACAACGACCCGGCGGCGGACTATCCGGCAGCGCTGCTGGCGATGGGCGCCACCATCCACACCAGCAACCGCGACATCGCCGCACCGCAGTTCTTCGTGTCGATGTTCGAGACCGCGCTGGAAGAGAGCGAGATCGTCACCGGCGTTTCCTTCGAGGCGCCGGATGCCTGTGGCTACGAGAAATTCCGCAATCCGGCGTCACGCTACGCCATGTGCGGCGTCTTCGTCGTCAAGCGGCCGGATGGCGCGAAGGTGGGCGTCACCGGCGCGAGCCAGGGCGGTGCCTATGTCTGGGAAGAGGCGGGGATGGCGCTATCGGGACACTTCGATGCCAGCGCGATCGACGCTCTTTCCGTCAGCCCCGACAATATGCTGTCGGACCTGCACGGCTCGTCCGCCTATCGCGCGAACCTCGTGAAGGTCGTGACCAAGCGCGCCGTCCGGAAAGCCCAAAGCCACTGAAAAAGCGAAAGGCCCGCCGCGAGGCGAGCCTTTCCGTCAACGTTCTGTTGCGGCCTGACCATGGGGCAAGCCGCAACGATGACCTGGACTAGAGACGGCAGCGACGCGCGCGGCCGTCATTGCCGATGAACGTGTCCGACCGCGCATCATAGGTGCGGTAGCGGGCGTAGCAGGCGGCAGTGTGGTCGTAAGGAGCGCGGTAGACCGGCGCCGGACGACCGTATTCCACGGGTCCTTCCAGAATCTGATAGCTGCCGCGGTCGTAATAGGTCGGCCGATCGGCCGCGATGGCGCTGCCGATCAAGGCTCCGACCCCGAGGCCGATGGCGCCGGCAGCGAGGGCATCGCCGCCGTGCCGATGATGGCCGCGATGGCGCCAGCGATCGCCTCGATAATAGTTGGAACGGCCGTAGTCGCGGTAGTAGCCGTCGGCAGCCGCCGGGGCGGACGGTACGACGACGCCCGTGGCGAGAATGGCGACGGCGCCGAGTGCTGCGAGAAACTTCTTCATGGGACACCTCTGGGCTCGAGTGGATCCGGCGGGTTGGGCGCGCCGTTTCGTCGGAGCCCCTCGACGATAGGAAAGGGAGCATAACGCCCGGCTGGCGAAACGTGTTCCGCCGCTGCCGGAGTGGTCTCTGTTCAGTCTGTCCACCGTGCTCCATCACGGCTGAACGCGTGATGAATGAGCCGCGCGCCGTTGATGGTCCTCGATAAGGTGGGAATGACGGGTCAACACTTCGTGTCGCCCTCGCCAGAACAATCAGTGAACGCTATGTCGATCTCATGGCAATCATGAACATTCAGCAGAAACTGGCGATCCTCAGCGACGCGGCGAAATACGACGCGTCCTGCGCCTCCAGCGGCACCACGCGGCGCGATTCCGCCAAGAGCAAGGGCATCGGCTCGACGGAGGGCTCGGGCATCTGCCACGCCTATGCACCGGACGGCCGCTGCATCTCGCTGTTGAAGATCCTGATGACGAATTTCTGCGTCTTCGACTGCGTCTACTGCGTCAACCGCTCCTCGTCCAACGTGGCACGCGCCCGCTTCACCGTCGAGGAGGTCGTGGCGCTGACGATGAACTTCTACAAGCGCAACTACATCGAGGGCCTGTTTCTCTCCTCCGGCATCATCAAGAGCTCCGACCACACGATGGAGCAGATGGTCGAGATCGCGCGGCGGCTCCGTGTGCAGGAGAATTTTTCCGGCTACATCCATCTGAAGACGATTCCCGACGCCGCGCCGCGCCTGATCGAGCAGGCGGGGCTCTATGCCGACCGCCTGTCGATCAACATCGAGATGCCGACCGATCTCGGCCTGGAGGCGCTGGCGCCGGAAAAGGACGCGCGCGACATCCGCCTCGCCATGGCGCAGCTCCGGGCCAAGATCGAGGAACACAAGGGCGAGCGCGGCGACCGGGCGAAACCGAAGAAGTTCTCGCCGGGCGGGCAGTCGACGCAGATGATCGTCGGCGCCGATGCTTCCGACGACAACGACATTCTCGCGCGCTCGGAAAACCTCTACGGCTCCTATCAGCTGAAGCGCGTCTACTACTCCGCCTTCTCGCCCATTCCCGACGCGTCCGCCCGCCTGCCGCTCCTGCGCCCGCCGCTGATGCGCGAGCACCGGCTGTACCAGGCCGACTGGCTGATGCGTTTCTACGGCTTCGACCGTGGCGAGATCGTTTCCGGCGGCGAGGACGGCATGCTGGACCTCGGCATTGACCCGAAACTCGCCTGGGCGCTGAAGCATCGGGAGCGCTTTCCCGTCGACGTCAACCGCGCCGACCGCGAGATGCTGCTGCGCGTGCCCGGCCTCGGCACCAAGGCGGTGGGGCGCATTCTCTCGACCCGCCGCCACCGCACGCTGCGCCTCGACGACGTTGCAAAGCTCTGCCAGTCGATCGCCAAGGCGCGGCCCTTCATCGAGGCGCTGGACTGGACGCCGGGCGGGCTGACCGACAGCGCCGGGCTCAGGGCCGTGGTGGCGCCGAAGGCGAAGGCGGAGCAGCTGTCGCTGTTTTAGCCGTCGGCGTCGCGCGATGGCTGCCGCTGTCATCACCGAATCGAATGAAGATGAGAAATGCGATGGTGACCAAGGTGATGCAGGCCGTCGCATTGAGCAGAACCGGTAAAGCTTGCCTCGGAACCGGATTTTATCCCTGGATGATCGTATGCACTTGTTGCTCGATACTCGCTGCGCCGGTCGTCTGCCAGGACCCGACAGCGAAGGGGTTTCCGTTGCCGACACGCCGTACGGCAAAGTCCGAAGAGGCCCAGAAGCGCAATATGCGCAGCGTCAGCAAAGCGACGACCAGCGAAAATATGAGCAGCGCAGCGTAGATGATTTTAGATCCGAAAGAGTGCAGAGTCAGATAGATAGCCGAATTTAGCGCGATCATGATCGATAAATACGAAAGTAAGGCGGATGATTTCGTATCGATGACAGAATAAAGCTCGGAGTAGTGCGTAAAAAACGGGAAAGATCGACTGACGAAATGCCCTTCTCCAAAGCGTTCTATCGCAAGCCGCATGGCTTCGTAATCGGAAGCATGGGAGACGCCCGTAACTCGGAGCTTGAGAAATTCATCGAACTGTAATTACCCACCCCCTTGTCACGGGCCGAATTCCCTGAATCCATGGACGGATGGATCGCGGTGATTTGCAGCGTCTGACGAAGGAAGAGTTGATCGATCTGGTGCTGAAGATTCAGCGTCCGGAGAAGACGTCACGCACATCCTCGAAGCCTCCGTCTAGTGACCGCAAGGAGCGCCGTGAGCAGGCAAGACCTGGCGGCGCCAAGCCCGGTCACGAAGGCCACAGCCGAGCGATGGGTGAGGATTTCGATCGGCTCGTCGATCACCGTCCCGAGCAATGCTCCTGCTGCCAGGCAGCCCTGGCCGATAGCCTTCCCGCGGAGATCGGCGGCACGTACGAGACGGTCGATCTGCCGGAGATCAAGCCGTTCGTGACGCGTCATCGCCGGCTTTCGGTTTGTTGTCCTTCCTGCGGCACGCTTGTCTCAGCGGGATTGCCCGATGCGGCAAGGGGGACGCCGTTCGGGCCGCGGCTGCATGCGGTGGCGACCTATCTTAAGACCTTCCAGGCCCTGTCCTATGAACGGCTTCAGAAAGCTCTGGCCGATCTCTTCGGCTTGCAGATCAGCCAGGGCGGGCTGATGAACATGCTGCGCCGGGCGCAGGGCACCTTCGTCGCCGACCGCGATCTCGCCATTGCCGCCCTGCGCCGCTCCAAGGTGGTGGCCTCGGACGAGACCGGCGTTCGCATCGAAGGCAGCAACGCCTTCCAATGGGTGTTTCGCTGCGATGACGCAGTCGTCCATCGTGCCGCTCCGACCCGTGGTGCCATCGTGGTCAGGACCCTGATGGACGGGCACCGGCCAAAGGTCTGGTGTTCCGATCGCTACTCTGCCCAGCAGGGACATGCCGACGCCCATCAGACCTGTCTGGCTCATCTGGCCCGCGACGTCGCCTACGCCGAACAGGCGGGCGAGGATCTGCTGCCGTCGCGGCTGCGGATCTGGCTGTCCAAGGCTTTCGCTTTGGCCAGCGGCATCACGACCTTCGCCGCATCGACCATCGTCGCCAAGCGCCGTGCACTGGAGCGAAGTCTTTCCGAGATCCTCGCCGCACCGACCTCCTGCCCTTTCGCTCGAGTGGTCCAGCACAAGTTCAGGCGAGCGCGCGACCAGCTCCTGACCTTCACTCTCTGGACCGGGATGGTCGAGGCCACCAACAACGGCTGCGAGCGCGCCCTGCGACCGGCCGTGATCCAGCGCAAGGTCACCAACGGCTATCGATCCATGTGGGCCGCCGAAGGCGAAGCTGACATCCGAACCGTCGTCGATACCGCCCGGCTGCGCCAAGGGGGCAACGTCTTCAACACAATTCTCGAGACGGTAGGCGCCTGACATTCTACGGAATGCGGGGGTGGGTAATTACATCGAACTGGTGGAGCTGGTAGTTTAACCAAAAAATGATGCGGAGCATAGAATGCACCTCGCACAAAACGGTTGTGAGAGTTTTGTACCAAAGATCCAGTTTTGAAGAAGCGTTTTCGGTGAGAAATTTTGCCCGATCGATGTTACGAGTTCGATAGGGTGTTCTTTGCCCGCCTCGACCATCCCGCCGATTTCGACGGCTGGCGCGCAGCCGCCCGCACCGCTTTGGCCCTCCACCTCGCACCGGACCAGATGAGCTTCACCGTGGGCGCCGAAACGCCGGGGCTTTTTGCCGAACCGCTGCCGGTAGCCCCTGCCGACGCGCCCCAGCCGAGCGTCGCGAAGGCCTTTCCGGAGCTCGCGAAAACCCTCGTCTGCCATGCCGCGCCGGAGCGCTTCGATCTCGCCTATCGCCTCTTGTGGCGGCTGCAGCGGGAGAAGAGGCTGCTGGAGATCGCCTCCGATCCCGACGTGCTGAAGGCCACCGAGATGGAGAAGGCCGTGCGGCGCGACAGCCACAAGATGAAGGCCTTCGTGCGCTTTCGCGAGATCGAGGTGGCGCGAGACAATGGCGCTTCGGAAAAGCTCTACGTCGCCTGGTTCGAGCCCTTCCACCACATCGTCGAGCGCACCGCACCCTTCTTCGCCCGGCGCTTCGCCGGCATGCGATGGTCGATCCTGACGCCGCTGCGCTCGGTCGCCTGGGACGGCGAGACCCTCGCCTTCGGTCCCGGCCGCTCGGTCGCCGACCGTCCGGACGAGGACGACATGGAGGCGCTGTGGCTGACCTATTACGCCTCGATCTTCAACCCGGCGCGGCTGAAGGTGAAGGCGATGCAGGCGGAAATGCCGCGAAAATACTGGCACAACCTGCCCGAGGCGAAACTCATCGCGCCGCTGATCGCCGGCGCGGAGGCGGCCGCGCAGCGCATGCTGGAAAACGCGCCGAGCCTGCCGAGCATCCGTCATGAACGGCAGAAGGGACGCGACATGGTCGAGGCGAAGGAGCGCACGGCGCGGCAGGGCAACCAGCCGCGGACGCTGACCGAGGCGCGCGCCGAGGCGAAGCACTGCAAGGCCTGCCCGCTCTGGGAACCGGCGACGCAGACCGTCTTCGGCGAGGGCCCGGACGACGCGCCGGTGATCTTCGTCGGCGAGCAGCCGGGCGATCAGGAGGATCTCGCCGGCCATCCCTTCGTCGGGCCGGCCGGCAAGGTGTTTGACCAGGCGCTGGCGGAGGCGGGCGTCGATCGGTCACGGGCCTATGTGACGAATGCGGTGAAGCACTTCAAGTTCGAGCCGCGCGGCAAGCGTCGCATCCACCAGAAGCCGACCATGGGCGAAGTGAAGGCCTGCCGCTTCTGGCTCGATCTCGAGCGCGACCTCGTCCGTCCCAAGCTGATCGTCGCCCTCGGCGCGACGGCGGCGGCTGCCGTGCTCGGCAAGACCGTCACCATCCGCGACACGCGTTCTAAGCTCATCGATCTCGACGAAAACACGCAGCTTCTGGTGACGGTGCACCCCTCCTACATCCTCCGCCTGCCTGACCCCGAAGCGCAGGCGCGCGAGACGGCGCTGTTTCGCGAGGACATGGGCCGGGTGCTCTCGGCAGTGCCCGAGATCGCGGCGAAGCCTTAAAGCAGGATCGTCCGGATGGTCATGGAGACGGCCCCGAGGACGAGGACGCTACCGATCCACAGGCCCGCAAACCAGAGCAACTGGCGCGCCCGGGACGACAGGCCGCGCCGCGGTGATTCACCGCCGGCGGTCTTCTCGAGGCGCGGGCTAATGGTGGTAGCCCTCGCCCTCGATCACCTTGCCGCGGAACACCCAGTAGGCATAGGCGGTGTAGGCGAGGATCAGCGGGATCAGCACCGACGCGCCGACGAGCAGGAAGGCCTGGCTGGATTCGGGCGCCGCCGCATCCCAGATCGTCACCGAGGGCGGGATGATGTGCGGCCAGAAGCTGATGCCAAGGCCGGCGAAGGCGAGCGTGAAGAGCGCCAGCGCCGACAGGAACGGCCGGACGTGCTTTTCCCGGGCGATGCCGTCGAAGAGGCTCCAGGCGGCGACGGCGACGAGGATCGGCACCGGCGCGACGTAGAAGACCTGGGGGAAGCCGAACCAGCGCGAGTAGAATTCGGGCTGCAGGAAAGGCATCCACAGGCTGACGGCGCCGATGAGCGCGAGCGTGCCGATCCCTGTGATGAAGGCATAGCGGCGGGCGATGGTGTGCAACTCGCCTTCGGTCTTCATCATCAGCCATGTCGCGCCGAGAAGCGCGTAGCCGACGACGACGGCTGCCCCGGTCATCATCGAGAAGGGCGTCAGCCAGTCGAACCAGCCGCCGGCATAGCCGCGGCCCTCGACCTCGATGCCCTGCACGAGGGTCCCGAGCGCGATGCCTTGCGCCAGAGCCGCGACGATCGAGCCGAACGCAAAGGAAAAATCCCAGAGCACCCGGCCGCGGACGGTCTTGAAGCGGAACTCGAAGGCGACCCCGCGAAAGATCAGCCCGAGCAGCATGACGATGATCGGGGCGTAGAGCGCCGGCATGATGATGGCATAGGCGAGCGGAAAGACGGCGAACAGGCCGCCGCCGCCCAGCACCAGCCAGGTCTCGTTGCCGTCCCAGATCGGCGCCACGGTGTTCATCGCCGTATCGCGGTTCTCGTGGCGGCCGAGCAGCGGGAAGAGGATGCCGGTGCCGAGGTCGAAGCCGTCGAGAACGACGTAGGCGAGGACGGCGAAGGCGATGAGGCCGGCCCAGACGATGGTGAGGTCCATGACGCTCTCCTATTCCCCCGGGGCGGCATGGGCGCCGCCCGTCTTGTTGTCGGGATGCATCGCCTGTGCCGCCGGCGTGATGCCGGCCGCGCGGGTCGGCTCGGCACGCGAGGGCTCGTCCTCGCCGGGGACCGGCGTCTTGCCCATCAGCCGGAGGATATAGAAAGTGCCGGCGCCAAACAGCACGAAATAGACGACGACGAAGGCGACGAGCGAGGTGCCGACGGCTTCCGCCGCGATCGGCGAATGGCTTTCCGAGGTCCGGAGCAGCCCGTAGACGGTATAGGGCTGGCGACCGACCTCGGTCGTGATCCAGCCGCAGAGGACGGCAACGAAGCCCGACGGCCCCATCGTGACGGCGGCCCGTTGCAGCCAGGTCGCCTCGTAGATCGACGACCGCCAGCGCGTGTAGAGCGACCACAGTCCGATCCCGAGCATCGCAAAACCGATCGCGACCATGACGCGGAATGTCCAGAAGACGATGCCGACATTCGGCCAGTCCTCGCGCGGAAACTCGTTCAACCCCTTCACCTGGCCGTCGAGACTATGGGTGAGAATGAGCGAGGAGAGGTAGGGAACCTCCAAGGCGTAGTCGACCCGGCCTTCCTCCATGTTCGGAATGCCGAAGAGGGTCAGCGGCATGGGTCCGTCGGTGTTGGTCTGGAAATGGCCTTCCATGGCCGCGACCTTGGCCGGCTGGTGCTCCAGCGTGTTGATGCCGTGAAAGTCGCCGGCGACGATCTGGATCGGCGCGACGATGGTCGCCATCCACAGCGCCATCGAGAACATCACCCGCGCCGCGGCGTTGGTCCGATCGCGCAGGAGGTGGAAGGCGCCGACGGCGCCGACGATGAAGGCCGTCGTCAGATAGGCCGCGAGCACCATGTGGACGAGACGGTAGGGGAAGGACGGGTTGAAGATGATCGCCCACCAGTCCTCAGGGATGAACTGGCCCGCCGCATTCATGGCGTAGCCGGCCGGCGTCTGCATCCAGGAATTGACGGACAGGATCCAGAAGGCGGACATGAATGTGCCCAGCGCGACGATGAAGGTGGCCGCAAAGTGCAGCCCCTTGCCGACTCGCTTCTGCCCGAACAGCATGACCCCGAGGAAGCCGGCCTCG
Coding sequences within it:
- a CDS encoding UdgX family uracil-DNA binding protein (This protein belongs to the uracil DNA glycosylase superfamily, members of which act in excision repair of DNA. However, it belongs more specifically to UdgX branch, whose founding member was found to bind uracil in DNA (where it does not belong), without cleaving it, appears to promote DNA repair by a pathway involving RecA, rather than base excision.); this encodes MFFARLDHPADFDGWRAAARTALALHLAPDQMSFTVGAETPGLFAEPLPVAPADAPQPSVAKAFPELAKTLVCHAAPERFDLAYRLLWRLQREKRLLEIASDPDVLKATEMEKAVRRDSHKMKAFVRFREIEVARDNGASEKLYVAWFEPFHHIVERTAPFFARRFAGMRWSILTPLRSVAWDGETLAFGPGRSVADRPDEDDMEALWLTYYASIFNPARLKVKAMQAEMPRKYWHNLPEAKLIAPLIAGAEAAAQRMLENAPSLPSIRHERQKGRDMVEAKERTARQGNQPRTLTEARAEAKHCKACPLWEPATQTVFGEGPDDAPVIFVGEQPGDQEDLAGHPFVGPAGKVFDQALAEAGVDRSRAYVTNAVKHFKFEPRGKRRIHQKPTMGEVKACRFWLDLERDLVRPKLIVALGATAAAAVLGKTVTIRDTRSKLIDLDENTQLLVTVHPSYILRLPDPEAQARETALFREDMGRVLSAVPEIAAKP
- a CDS encoding BA14K family protein, with translation MKKFLAALGAVAILATGVVVPSAPAAADGYYRDYGRSNYYRGDRWRHRGHHRHGGDALAAGAIGLGVGALIGSAIAADRPTYYDRGSYQILEGPVEYGRPAPVYRAPYDHTAACYARYRTYDARSDTFIGNDGRARRCRL
- the cydB gene encoding cytochrome d ubiquinol oxidase subunit II → MDLTIVWAGLIAFAVLAYVVLDGFDLGTGILFPLLGRHENRDTAMNTVAPIWDGNETWLVLGGGGLFAVFPLAYAIIMPALYAPIIVMLLGLIFRGVAFEFRFKTVRGRVLWDFSFAFGSIVAALAQGIALGTLVQGIEVEGRGYAGGWFDWLTPFSMMTGAAVVVGYALLGATWLMMKTEGELHTIARRYAFITGIGTLALIGAVSLWMPFLQPEFYSRWFGFPQVFYVAPVPILVAVAAWSLFDGIAREKHVRPFLSALALFTLAFAGLGISFWPHIIPPSVTIWDAAAPESSQAFLLVGASVLIPLILAYTAYAYWVFRGKVIEGEGYHH
- a CDS encoding putative DNA modification/repair radical SAM protein; this translates as MAIMNIQQKLAILSDAAKYDASCASSGTTRRDSAKSKGIGSTEGSGICHAYAPDGRCISLLKILMTNFCVFDCVYCVNRSSSNVARARFTVEEVVALTMNFYKRNYIEGLFLSSGIIKSSDHTMEQMVEIARRLRVQENFSGYIHLKTIPDAAPRLIEQAGLYADRLSINIEMPTDLGLEALAPEKDARDIRLAMAQLRAKIEEHKGERGDRAKPKKFSPGGQSTQMIVGADASDDNDILARSENLYGSYQLKRVYYSAFSPIPDASARLPLLRPPLMREHRLYQADWLMRFYGFDRGEIVSGGEDGMLDLGIDPKLAWALKHRERFPVDVNRADREMLLRVPGLGTKAVGRILSTRRHRTLRLDDVAKLCQSIAKARPFIEALDWTPGGLTDSAGLRAVVAPKAKAEQLSLF
- a CDS encoding cytochrome ubiquinol oxidase subunit I, with the translated sequence MFEGFDPVLLARIQFGFTISFHIIFPAFSIGLASYLAVLEGLWLWTGKSVYHDTFNFWLKIFAIVFGMGVVSGIVMSYQFGTNWSVFSDKTGPILGPLMGYEVLSAFFLEAGFLGVMLFGQKRVGKGLHFAATFIVALGTFMSAFWILSVNSWMQTPAGYAMNAAGQFIPEDWWAIIFNPSFPYRLVHMVLAAYLTTAFIVGAVGAFHLLRDRTNAAARVMFSMALWMATIVAPIQIVAGDFHGINTLEHQPAKVAAMEGHFQTNTDGPMPLTLFGIPNMEEGRVDYALEVPYLSSLILTHSLDGQVKGLNEFPREDWPNVGIVFWTFRVMVAIGFAMLGIGLWSLYTRWRSSIYEATWLQRAAVTMGPSGFVAVLCGWITTEVGRQPYTVYGLLRTSESHSPIAAEAVGTSLVAFVVVYFVLFGAGTFYILRLMGKTPVPGEDEPSRAEPTRAAGITPAAQAMHPDNKTGGAHAAPGE
- a CDS encoding IS66 family transposase, producing the protein MDRGDLQRLTKEELIDLVLKIQRPEKTSRTSSKPPSSDRKERREQARPGGAKPGHEGHSRAMGEDFDRLVDHRPEQCSCCQAALADSLPAEIGGTYETVDLPEIKPFVTRHRRLSVCCPSCGTLVSAGLPDAARGTPFGPRLHAVATYLKTFQALSYERLQKALADLFGLQISQGGLMNMLRRAQGTFVADRDLAIAALRRSKVVASDETGVRIEGSNAFQWVFRCDDAVVHRAAPTRGAIVVRTLMDGHRPKVWCSDRYSAQQGHADAHQTCLAHLARDVAYAEQAGEDLLPSRLRIWLSKAFALASGITTFAASTIVAKRRALERSLSEILAAPTSCPFARVVQHKFRRARDQLLTFTLWTGMVEATNNGCERALRPAVIQRKVTNGYRSMWAAEGEADIRTVVDTARLRQGGNVFNTILETVGA
- a CDS encoding xanthine dehydrogenase family protein subunit M — its product is MYETNYHRPTTLAEATALVAGGGGEAKFLSGGMTLIPTMKQRLAAPSDLVDLRHVAELKGITVSGRSIRIGGGTTHAEIAASEAIGAVCPGFRHLASLIGDPAVRHMGTIGGSVANNDPAADYPAALLAMGATIHTSNRDIAAPQFFVSMFETALEESEIVTGVSFEAPDACGYEKFRNPASRYAMCGVFVVKRPDGAKVGVTGASQGGAYVWEEAGMALSGHFDASAIDALSVSPDNMLSDLHGSSAYRANLVKVVTKRAVRKAQSH